A genomic stretch from Thermomonospora umbrina includes:
- the serS gene encoding serine--tRNA ligase produces the protein MIDLRALREDPERLRASQRARGEDEAVVDRLVDLDERRRSALSRFERLRAEQKSFGKSVSKAQGDERQALLDRAKELAAQVKAAEAEADALEGELDGVLKTVPNIIEDGVPPGGEQDFVVLEHVGEAPVFDFEPRDHLELGERLGAIDMERGAKVSGARFFYLTGVGARLQLALLNLAMEQAIEAGFVPMYPPVLVKPEAMEGTGFLGAHASEVYQLPADDLYLVGTSEVPLAAYHMNEIITDLPRRYVGWSSCFRREAGSYGKDTRGIIRVHQFDKVEMFSYCAPEDSHAEHLRLLEWEKEMLNKVELPYRVIDVAAGDLGSSAARKYDCEAWVPTQNAYRELTSTSNCTEFQARRLSVRHRDDSGKPRPVATLNGTLATTRWIVAILENHQQPDGSVRVPKALQRHLGLEVLEPIN, from the coding sequence GTGATTGACCTGCGAGCTCTTCGAGAGGATCCCGAGCGGCTTCGCGCCTCGCAGCGCGCCCGCGGGGAGGACGAGGCCGTCGTCGACCGGCTGGTCGACCTGGACGAGCGGCGTCGCTCGGCGCTGTCGCGCTTCGAGCGGTTGCGAGCCGAGCAGAAGAGCTTCGGCAAGTCGGTCTCCAAGGCCCAGGGCGACGAGCGGCAGGCCCTGCTCGACCGGGCCAAGGAGCTGGCGGCCCAGGTCAAGGCGGCCGAGGCCGAGGCCGATGCGCTGGAGGGCGAGCTCGACGGCGTCCTCAAGACGGTGCCCAACATCATCGAGGACGGCGTGCCGCCCGGCGGCGAGCAGGACTTCGTGGTCCTGGAGCACGTCGGGGAGGCCCCGGTCTTCGACTTCGAGCCCCGCGACCACTTGGAGCTGGGCGAGCGGCTCGGCGCCATCGACATGGAGCGCGGCGCCAAGGTCTCCGGCGCCCGCTTCTTCTACCTCACCGGCGTCGGCGCACGGCTCCAGCTCGCCCTGCTCAACCTGGCCATGGAGCAGGCCATCGAGGCGGGCTTCGTGCCCATGTACCCGCCGGTCCTGGTCAAGCCCGAGGCGATGGAGGGCACCGGCTTCCTCGGCGCCCACGCCTCGGAGGTCTACCAGCTCCCCGCCGACGACCTCTACCTGGTGGGCACCTCGGAGGTCCCGCTGGCCGCCTACCACATGAACGAGATCATCACCGATCTCCCTCGACGCTACGTGGGCTGGTCGTCCTGCTTCCGCCGCGAGGCCGGCTCCTACGGCAAGGACACCCGCGGCATCATCCGGGTCCACCAGTTCGACAAGGTCGAGATGTTCTCCTACTGCGCCCCGGAGGACTCCCACGCCGAGCACCTCCGGCTCCTGGAGTGGGAGAAGGAGATGCTCAACAAGGTCGAGCTCCCCTACCGCGTCATCGACGTGGCCGCCGGCGACCTGGGCTCCAGCGCCGCCCGCAAGTACGACTGCGAGGCATGGGTCCCCACCCAGAACGCCTACCGCGAGCTCACCTCGACCTCCAACTGCACCGAGTTCCAGGCCCGCCGCCTGTCGGTCCGCCACCGCGACGACTCCGGCAAGCCCCGCCCGGTCGCCACCCTCAACGGCACCCTCGCCACCACCCGCTGGATCGTCGCCATCCTCGAGAACCACCAGCAACCCGACGGCTCCGTCCGAGTCCCCAAGGCCCTCCAACGCCACCTCGGCCTCGAAGTCCTCGAACCCATCAACTGA
- a CDS encoding NAD(P)H-quinone oxidoreductase — translation MHAITMREPGGPDVLEWAEVPDPEPAAGEVLLDVAASAVNRADVMQRLGFYPPPPGAPPYPGLEASGRIAALGEGVEGWQVGDEVCALLSGGGYAERVAVPAGQLLPLPQGLTPEEAASLPEVVCTVWSNVFMLAGLTPEETFLVHGGGGGIGTMAIQLAHTLGSRVLCTVGSPEKAARCRELGADAAIDYREDDFVEHGPFDVILDNMGAAYLSRNVDALANGGRLVVIGLQGGARAELDLNALLRKRAAVHATSLRARPLDEKAAIVAAVRERVWPLVESGRVRPIVDRLVPMAEAARAHRVLEESGHVGKIVLTT, via the coding sequence ATGCATGCCATCACGATGCGTGAACCCGGCGGGCCCGACGTCCTCGAATGGGCCGAGGTGCCCGATCCCGAGCCCGCCGCCGGAGAGGTGCTGCTCGACGTCGCGGCCAGTGCGGTCAACCGCGCCGACGTCATGCAGCGGCTCGGGTTCTATCCGCCGCCACCCGGGGCCCCGCCCTACCCGGGCCTGGAGGCGTCCGGGCGGATCGCCGCGTTGGGCGAGGGCGTGGAGGGCTGGCAGGTCGGCGACGAGGTGTGCGCGCTGTTGTCCGGTGGCGGCTACGCGGAACGGGTCGCGGTACCCGCCGGCCAGCTCCTGCCGCTCCCGCAGGGGCTCACGCCCGAGGAGGCAGCCTCCCTCCCCGAGGTCGTCTGCACGGTTTGGTCCAACGTCTTCATGCTGGCGGGCCTCACCCCCGAGGAGACCTTCCTCGTTCACGGCGGTGGAGGCGGTATCGGCACCATGGCCATCCAACTCGCCCACACGCTCGGGTCACGCGTCCTGTGCACCGTGGGCAGCCCTGAAAAGGCGGCGCGCTGCCGCGAGCTGGGGGCGGACGCGGCCATCGACTACCGCGAGGACGACTTCGTCGAGCACGGGCCGTTCGATGTGATCCTCGACAACATGGGGGCCGCCTACCTGTCGCGGAACGTGGACGCGCTGGCCAACGGCGGCCGGCTCGTGGTGATCGGGCTGCAGGGCGGCGCCCGCGCCGAGCTGGACCTGAACGCGCTGCTGCGCAAACGCGCCGCCGTCCACGCAACCTCGCTGCGGGCCCGCCCGTTGGACGAGAAGGCCGCGATCGTCGCGGCGGTGCGGGAACGGGTCTGGCCGCTGGTCGAGTCGGGTCGGGTACGGCCGATCGTCGACCGTCTGGTCCCGATGGCCGAGGCCGCCCGGGCCCACCGCGTCCTCGAGGAGAGCGGCCACGTGGGCAAGATCGTCCTGACCACGTGA
- a CDS encoding CU044_2847 family protein, producing MSELLRWPMDEGSVVVEVDDDDPGFQPASLSSDGVIHTVSERFETALQSTRAAAEKALTVFRDGTLRPDAVELEFGVKLNAAAGAVIAKTAAEAHLKIKLTWARDGFGLAPRPEEDPAPAGGGEGSDGS from the coding sequence GTGAGCGAGCTGTTGCGCTGGCCGATGGACGAGGGCTCGGTGGTCGTCGAGGTCGACGACGACGATCCGGGATTCCAGCCCGCGTCCCTGTCGTCCGACGGGGTGATCCACACGGTCTCGGAACGGTTCGAGACGGCGTTGCAGTCGACCCGGGCGGCCGCCGAGAAGGCCCTGACGGTCTTCCGTGACGGCACGCTCCGGCCCGACGCGGTGGAGCTGGAGTTCGGCGTCAAGCTCAACGCCGCCGCCGGCGCCGTCATCGCCAAGACGGCGGCCGAGGCGCATCTCAAGATCAAGCTCACCTGGGCCCGCGACGGCTTCGGCCTGGCGCCGCGGCCGGAGGAGGACCCGGCCCCGGCGGGCGGTGGCGAGGGTTCGGACGGGTCGTGA
- a CDS encoding trypsin-like peptidase domain-containing protein encodes MSGPAWPRPSWQARIEIGGHPQGAGILVDREHVLTCAHLVGEHTEAQVSFPNAPQRYHGRKARVRHRGPWRRSDDPGDVAVLRLDEPVEVPPAVFAAPDHRPPHDRTLLVYGFPKGKPNGSYAKVIADFAQELPEGVQVESAAGHLERLQKGFSGGAVFDRDTRAVVGMITDAAKDSAIGRMMPVDLIRRHWEPLDELLPLTWLDPAGVGRLRGIVAGAGPHVPVEEMFARLFPGVWKGRDLVSVWDAIRYVAEECVEESALTRFLVELAGRLDGPAAGALRGWVREHLPEPAAPDAEGTASVIVKVENLRERDRYRVTLFSLIDGAVGGSRPPVEVGRDEVRAHVEGEIDALIGTVTGWDPVIEFVLPESWLCEPVEEWSLYPDEDEPIGAYHPVVVRDLGRMKVGSRQTRAFTRWQAAERAGAWTPEPIGCRLPDDRGLRNKLAGRRDLGALAYAGLPGEARLRVALNHGMPVMLWPRHTCTDAEHEGCPGDRFLAGLAEEFEDVRPERLPGQVMRLRAQSQEGHYGQSLTMFWDDPRRIPPPLFMET; translated from the coding sequence GTGAGCGGGCCGGCCTGGCCCCGGCCGTCCTGGCAGGCGCGGATCGAGATCGGCGGGCACCCGCAGGGAGCCGGCATCCTCGTCGACCGCGAGCACGTGCTGACCTGCGCGCACCTCGTCGGCGAGCACACCGAGGCGCAGGTCTCGTTCCCCAACGCCCCGCAGCGGTACCACGGCAGGAAGGCCCGCGTCCGTCACCGGGGGCCGTGGCGCAGGAGCGATGACCCGGGGGATGTGGCGGTGCTGCGCCTCGACGAGCCCGTCGAGGTGCCGCCCGCCGTGTTCGCCGCCCCCGACCACCGGCCGCCCCACGACCGGACCCTGCTGGTGTACGGCTTCCCGAAGGGCAAGCCCAACGGCTCGTACGCGAAGGTGATCGCCGACTTCGCCCAGGAGCTGCCCGAGGGTGTCCAGGTGGAGTCGGCGGCCGGCCATCTGGAGCGGCTGCAGAAGGGGTTCAGCGGCGGCGCGGTCTTCGACCGGGACACCCGCGCCGTGGTGGGCATGATCACCGACGCGGCCAAGGACTCCGCGATCGGCCGGATGATGCCGGTCGACCTGATCCGCCGGCACTGGGAGCCGCTGGACGAGCTGCTCCCGCTGACCTGGCTCGACCCGGCCGGGGTCGGCCGGCTGCGCGGGATCGTCGCCGGAGCGGGGCCGCACGTCCCGGTGGAGGAGATGTTCGCCAGGCTGTTCCCCGGAGTGTGGAAGGGACGCGACCTGGTCTCGGTCTGGGACGCGATCCGCTACGTCGCCGAGGAGTGCGTGGAGGAGTCGGCCCTGACCCGGTTCCTGGTCGAGCTGGCGGGCCGGTTGGACGGCCCGGCGGCGGGGGCGCTGCGCGGCTGGGTCCGGGAGCACCTGCCCGAGCCGGCGGCGCCGGACGCGGAGGGCACCGCCTCCGTGATCGTCAAGGTCGAGAACCTGCGGGAGCGCGACCGGTACCGGGTCACGCTGTTCAGCCTGATCGACGGCGCGGTGGGCGGCAGCCGGCCCCCGGTGGAGGTCGGCCGGGACGAGGTGCGGGCCCATGTCGAAGGCGAGATCGACGCCCTGATCGGCACCGTGACGGGCTGGGATCCGGTGATCGAGTTCGTGCTGCCCGAGTCGTGGCTGTGCGAGCCGGTGGAGGAGTGGTCGCTGTACCCGGACGAGGACGAGCCGATCGGCGCGTACCACCCGGTGGTCGTCCGCGACCTGGGCCGGATGAAGGTGGGGTCGCGGCAGACCAGGGCGTTCACCCGCTGGCAGGCCGCCGAGCGCGCCGGTGCGTGGACGCCGGAGCCGATCGGCTGCCGCCTCCCCGACGACCGAGGTCTGCGCAACAAACTGGCGGGGCGGCGGGATCTCGGCGCGCTGGCCTACGCGGGACTGCCCGGCGAGGCCCGGCTGCGGGTGGCGCTCAACCACGGGATGCCGGTGATGCTGTGGCCCCGGCACACCTGCACCGACGCCGAGCACGAGGGCTGCCCCGGCGACCGGTTCCTGGCCGGGCTCGCCGAGGAGTTCGAGGACGTGCGTCCCGAGCGGCTGCCGGGACAGGTGATGAGACTGCGCGCCCAGTCGCAGGAGGGCCATTACGGCCAGAGTCTGACGATGTTCTGGGACGATCCGAGGCGGATCCCCCCGCCGCTGTTCATGGAGACCTGA
- a CDS encoding HAD family hydrolase, which produces MVDTVPGETRGPRLVATDLDGTIVRSDGTISERTVAALGRVERAGATLVMVTGRPPRWMRDIAAAVDHRGLAICANGAVVYDLHTEAVIHCRLIEPDVLAEAVERLKVAVPELRFAVEYADGFVFEASYDLGRWDAEALGGRPVDGRTLVGRGGTKLLAFHPSADPDSLAERAHKAVGELVTVTHSSGRGLLEMSAHGVTKASALAELCAEQGVTAADVVAFGDMPNDLPMLTWAGTSYGVANGHPDVLSAVTHRTARNDDDGVAQVLESLFP; this is translated from the coding sequence GTGGTTGACACCGTTCCCGGGGAGACCCGCGGGCCCCGGCTGGTGGCCACCGACCTGGACGGGACGATCGTGCGTTCCGACGGGACGATCTCGGAGCGCACCGTCGCCGCCCTCGGACGGGTGGAACGGGCCGGCGCCACGCTGGTCATGGTGACCGGACGGCCGCCGCGGTGGATGCGCGACATCGCCGCCGCCGTGGACCACCGGGGCCTCGCCATCTGCGCCAACGGGGCGGTGGTCTACGACCTGCACACCGAGGCGGTGATCCACTGCAGGCTGATCGAGCCCGACGTCCTCGCCGAGGCCGTCGAACGGCTGAAGGTCGCGGTCCCGGAGTTGCGCTTCGCCGTGGAGTACGCCGACGGTTTCGTGTTCGAGGCCAGCTACGACCTGGGCCGTTGGGACGCCGAGGCGCTCGGGGGCCGTCCCGTGGACGGACGGACCCTGGTCGGCCGGGGCGGCACCAAGCTCCTGGCGTTCCATCCCAGCGCCGACCCCGACTCCCTCGCCGAACGCGCGCACAAGGCCGTGGGCGAACTCGTCACGGTGACCCACTCGTCCGGCCGGGGCCTGCTGGAGATGAGCGCGCACGGCGTGACCAAGGCCAGCGCCCTCGCCGAGTTGTGCGCCGAGCAGGGCGTCACCGCCGCCGACGTGGTGGCCTTCGGCGACATGCCGAACGACCTTCCCATGCTCACCTGGGCGGGCACCTCGTACGGCGTGGCCAACGGCCACCCCGACGTTCTGTCCGCCGTCACCCACCGCACCGCGCGCAACGACGACGACGGCGTGGCCCAAGTCCTGGAGTCCCTCTTCCCCTGA
- a CDS encoding bacterial proteasome activator family protein, producing MNEPLNNEPEKDPHILVVGPNGIAMEGGDSQGDERPITEMVEQPAKVMRIGGMIRQLLEEVKSAPLDEASRVRLKEIHASSIKELEDGLAPELINELERLSLPFTEGAVPSEAELRIAQAQLVGWLEGLFHGIQTTLFAQQMAARAQLEQMRRALPAGLLPPGASDDDEGKRPGHTSGPYL from the coding sequence ATGAACGAGCCCCTGAACAACGAGCCCGAAAAGGATCCGCACATCCTCGTGGTCGGCCCGAACGGCATCGCGATGGAGGGCGGGGACTCCCAGGGCGACGAGCGCCCCATCACCGAGATGGTCGAGCAGCCCGCCAAGGTCATGCGGATCGGCGGGATGATCCGGCAGTTGCTGGAGGAGGTCAAGTCCGCCCCCCTCGACGAGGCGAGCCGCGTCCGGCTGAAGGAGATCCACGCCTCCTCCATCAAGGAGCTGGAGGACGGCCTCGCCCCCGAGCTGATCAATGAGCTGGAACGCCTCTCCCTCCCGTTCACGGAGGGGGCCGTTCCCAGCGAGGCCGAGCTCCGCATCGCCCAGGCACAACTGGTGGGCTGGCTGGAGGGCCTGTTCCACGGCATCCAGACCACGCTCTTCGCCCAGCAGATGGCCGCCCGCGCCCAACTGGAGCAGATGCGCCGCGCCCTCCCGGCGGGCCTGCTCCCCCCGGGCGCCTCCGACGACGACGAGGGCAAGCGCCCCGGTCACACCTCCGGCCCGTACCTCTGA
- a CDS encoding alpha/beta fold hydrolase has protein sequence MTEFVKTSCLEIGYERWGPPDGPVVVLAHGWPDDVHCWDEVTPALTEAGCRVLAPYLRGFGPTRFLEDDRPRSGQIGALGHDLAEFIERLDLRDVVVSGHDWGARAAYVVGAVFPERLRGLVAMSAGYAASGPDQEISFPLARAYWYEWFVATRRGRETFDRDRRRICRYLWESWSPGWRFDNEAFERSAAAWDNPDWHAITVHAYLQRWGEAAGDPAYDDLEDRLAHRPPITVPSIVLHGGRDADNLPETTEGKESLFTAGYERNVLPGIGHALPREAPRRSPRPPSA, from the coding sequence GTGACCGAGTTCGTCAAGACCTCATGCCTGGAGATCGGCTATGAACGCTGGGGGCCGCCGGACGGACCCGTCGTGGTGCTGGCGCACGGCTGGCCCGACGATGTCCACTGCTGGGACGAGGTGACGCCCGCCCTGACCGAGGCGGGTTGCCGGGTCCTGGCCCCGTACCTGCGCGGTTTCGGGCCGACCCGATTCCTGGAGGACGATCGTCCGCGCAGCGGGCAGATCGGCGCGCTCGGGCACGACCTGGCCGAGTTCATCGAACGCCTCGACCTGCGCGACGTGGTCGTCTCGGGCCACGATTGGGGCGCGCGGGCCGCCTACGTCGTCGGTGCGGTGTTCCCGGAACGTCTGCGAGGGCTCGTCGCCATGTCCGCCGGATACGCGGCGAGCGGCCCCGACCAGGAGATCTCCTTCCCATTGGCACGCGCCTACTGGTACGAGTGGTTCGTCGCCACGAGAAGGGGACGCGAGACCTTCGACCGTGACCGTCGGCGCATCTGCCGCTACCTATGGGAGAGCTGGTCACCCGGGTGGCGCTTCGACAACGAGGCGTTCGAACGCAGCGCGGCCGCGTGGGACAACCCCGACTGGCACGCCATCACTGTGCACGCCTACCTCCAGCGCTGGGGCGAGGCGGCCGGGGACCCGGCCTACGACGACCTCGAGGACCGGCTCGCCCACCGGCCCCCGATCACGGTCCCGAGCATCGTCCTGCACGGCGGCCGCGACGCCGACAACCTCCCAGAGACCACGGAGGGCAAGGAGTCCCTGTTCACCGCCGGCTACGAACGCAACGTCCTCCCCGGCATCGGCCACGCCCTACCCCGTGAAGCCCCCAGGCGGTCACCGAGGCCACCCTCCGCCTGA
- a CDS encoding AAA family ATPase produces MPPPPAHGAPPPSGPQTSDSLSAETLLRGRRNAPAGGWRKAVYKATGGAIHPGESPAELRRRELIARASTPVAGGHHRVAVMSLKGGVGKTTTTVGLGAMLASLRGDRVIAVDANPDRGTLSDKVRLETAATVRDLLNERGQIQRYADVRAFTSQATSRLEVLASDRDPAVSEAFSADDYRAVAEVLEHFYSICLTDCGTGLLHSAMAGVLSLANQLVLVSSPSVDGARSASATLDWLEAHDHGHLVRSGVVVLSMVRSRSKSTVDLDRLQEHFEGRCRAVVRIPYDDHLEEGAEVELDQLSPACQDAYLHLAATVGDGFARPQ; encoded by the coding sequence GTGCCTCCGCCTCCCGCGCATGGGGCTCCGCCGCCGAGCGGGCCGCAGACGTCCGACAGCCTGAGCGCGGAGACGCTGCTGCGCGGACGGCGCAACGCGCCGGCGGGCGGATGGCGGAAGGCCGTCTACAAGGCCACGGGCGGGGCGATCCACCCCGGGGAGTCCCCGGCCGAGTTGCGTAGGCGTGAGCTCATCGCGCGGGCCAGTACCCCCGTCGCCGGCGGGCATCACCGGGTCGCGGTCATGTCGCTGAAGGGCGGTGTCGGCAAGACGACCACGACCGTGGGGCTGGGCGCGATGCTGGCCTCGCTGCGCGGCGACCGGGTGATCGCGGTGGACGCCAACCCCGACCGGGGCACCCTGTCCGACAAGGTGCGGCTGGAGACGGCGGCGACCGTACGGGACCTGCTGAACGAGCGGGGCCAGATCCAGCGGTACGCCGACGTCCGGGCGTTCACGTCACAGGCGACGTCCCGGCTGGAGGTGCTGGCCTCCGACCGGGACCCGGCGGTCAGCGAGGCGTTCAGCGCGGACGACTACCGCGCGGTCGCCGAGGTGCTGGAGCACTTCTACTCGATCTGCCTGACCGACTGCGGCACCGGCCTGCTGCACTCCGCGATGGCCGGTGTGCTGAGCCTGGCCAACCAGTTGGTGCTCGTCAGTTCCCCCTCCGTCGACGGGGCCCGTTCCGCCAGCGCCACCCTGGACTGGCTCGAGGCGCACGACCACGGGCACCTGGTGCGCAGCGGCGTGGTGGTGCTGTCGATGGTCCGCTCCCGCAGCAAGAGCACCGTGGACCTCGACAGGCTGCAGGAGCACTTCGAGGGCCGCTGCCGCGCCGTCGTCCGGATCCCGTACGACGACCACCTGGAGGAGGGCGCGGAGGTGGAGTTGGACCAGCTCTCCCCCGCCTGCCAGGACGCGTACCTGCACCTCGCCGCCACGGTGGGGGACGGGTTCGCGCGACCCCAGTGA